The following nucleotide sequence is from Alkalihalobacillus sp. LMS39.
ACATCATACCAAGCTAATTGTTCTACCCCTATGAGCTCTGCTTTTTTCTTTAAATAAGGAAGAAAACGATGTTTGTTTTTTGTAATCGTATCCCACATCGCATCAAGTGTCTGTTCTGACATTCGATTATAATCTAACGGTTCTTTTAAAACATTCGTCCAGCCTCGCTTATTGTATAAGTTCAACCGAAACCCACTTAAATGATTTAACGTAGCGGCAAACAACTCTTCTTCATTTGACCATGATTGCTCCCACCGAGTAAAAGCATCTTTTCGTACGTCACGTTGACTGCTATTCATTTTATTTTCAGCTTGACCAACTGAAAGTGCTACCGGCTCTCCATTTTCCTCAAAAGGAATTGTCATTTTACCAACGAGGTGGTTATACATATCCGCCCACGCATGATATCCGTCAATGGAAAGAGCTTGAGCCAGCTTTTCTTCACTAGTAGACAACTTTTCGCTTGCACGTTGTCTTCGCTCTTCTAGGGAAAACTGAATGTTTTGAATTTCTTGTTCCTTTAATAGTTCAGACCATTCTGTTTCACTCATTGCAATCAACTTTTCATCCACAGATGACATCACAGTTGTATATGCCGTTGAAATTTCTTTCACTTTTCCATTTAACTGCTTTGCTTGTGTGTCATGAATATTTTGTGCATTTAAACAACCTACAAATGCTCCAGCTTCTCGTACTTTTTTTGCGGTTTCTTGTAATCCCTCTAGTATTGAAATCCACTCTTTCGGGTTTTGTTGTAAAGCGGAAACGTCTTGTTCTTTTTGTTCTAACGTGTTTGACAAGTCTTGTAAAAATTTTTTGAATTCTTCAGATTGACTTCCACCTTTGAAAAACGAATCCAAATCCCAATTTTGGTTATATGTATGGCTCAAACGGTTCACCTCATTTTATTATTTCGACTCTCGTAATAAATGTAGCAAATCTATTCATACTTGTAAATCAATATCATTGTCTCCTATTATTACCCGTTTTCCTTTCAAATAAAAAAGACCAAGCTCATAATAAATCGAACTCGGTCGTTACTTTCCATTTTATTAGTTTTTTATCACTTTTCTTTCGAAGGATAATCATTATATTTTTGACGTGCGATTTGCACTAAGTCTTCCCAATCTTTTGCAATTTCCGCTTTTTCGTCTTGAGATGGCAGAAAACTTGTTTGTTGAATTTTTGAATCAAACACCGCTTTAATTCCCGCAATGTTAACACCTTTATCAATGAGTGATTTTATTTCTAAAAAGCAATCAATATCATTTAATGAGAATAACCGTTGATTTCCATCATTACGAGCTGGCTTAATTAAACCTTGCTCTTCATAATAGCGAATTTGCCTAGCCGTTAAATTTGTCATTTCCTTTACAACGCTAATTGGGAATAGGGCAATATCGCGTGGTACATCTTTTTTCAAAGCCCTCCCTCCTTTACGCATCATTCGGTGAAGTGTCATTCTATTACTTCATTTTTGCTAAAGCTGCATAAACATCTCCTAAATGCTGAAAACCGAGTTGTTGTATATGCTGAATGTTTTCCCCCCAAAGTTTCGCTGTCATTACAGCGTCAGATAAGGCATGGTGACGATTTTTCACTTCAATTCCAAAATGCCGACAGCACTCATCTAATGTCACTAGCTCTTTTTCCGGTGATACGATTTTTGTTAAAAACGCGGTGTCAACAATACGGTGTTGGAAACTCGTGCGCGTCACTGACCATGTCGCATGTTGCATGAAGCTTCTTTCATGTTTGGCATGGTGGGCAACTAATGTATCCCGCTGTATAAACTTATAAAACTGTTCTAGCACTCGTTCAAGTGGTGGGGCCTCTTGTAATTCTTCTTTTTTTATTCCTGTTAACTGTTCGATTTCTTCGGAAGGCTGGTCTTGACTATGAACAAGCGAATAAAAGGTTTCCTCTAACGGATTAGCTCCCGTCATTTTCACTGCACCAATCGATAATATCTTATCTCCCTTATCAGGGTAAAAGCCAGTTGTTTCTAAGTCAAAAACAACGACCTGGAGTTCATCTAACGG
It contains:
- a CDS encoding M3 family oligoendopeptidase — encoded protein: MNRLSHTYNQNWDLDSFFKGGSQSEEFKKFLQDLSNTLEQKEQDVSALQQNPKEWISILEGLQETAKKVREAGAFVGCLNAQNIHDTQAKQLNGKVKEISTAYTTVMSSVDEKLIAMSETEWSELLKEQEIQNIQFSLEERRQRASEKLSTSEEKLAQALSIDGYHAWADMYNHLVGKMTIPFEENGEPVALSVGQAENKMNSSQRDVRKDAFTRWEQSWSNEEELFAATLNHLSGFRLNLYNKRGWTNVLKEPLDYNRMSEQTLDAMWDTITKNKHRFLPYLKKKAELIGVEQLAWYDVHAPISKAESLVSFEEAAETIIAQFGQFSPKMADFTKMTFEKNWIEAENRAGKRPGAFCTSFPASEETRVFMTYDGTPSNVATLAHELGHAYHQHVMNDLPQFKQNYAMNVAETASTFAEMIIADAAVKEAKSKEETIALLDNKIGRGVAFFMNIHSRFLFETRFYEKRKEGLLTAAQLNELMVSAQKEAYCEALSEYHPHFWAAKLHFHITGVPFYNFPYTFGYLFSLGVYAQALKKGTAFEDDYIALLRDTGSMTVEELATKHLQVDLTSPQFWQEAIDIVCRDVEEFMSIVE
- a CDS encoding MerR family transcriptional regulator — translated: MKKDVPRDIALFPISVVKEMTNLTARQIRYYEEQGLIKPARNDGNQRLFSLNDIDCFLEIKSLIDKGVNIAGIKAVFDSKIQQTSFLPSQDEKAEIAKDWEDLVQIARQKYNDYPSKEK
- a CDS encoding exonuclease domain-containing protein encodes the protein MVMNQMVQLMKQLSGKISPNVYASVQQQNSASQVAFLRQLQRELKREDVLEIPLDELQVVVFDLETTGFYPDKGDKILSIGAVKMTGANPLEETFYSLVHSQDQPSEEIEQLTGIKKEELQEAPPLERVLEQFYKFIQRDTLVAHHAKHERSFMQHATWSVTRTSFQHRIVDTAFLTKIVSPEKELVTLDECCRHFGIEVKNRHHALSDAVMTAKLWGENIQHIQQLGFQHLGDVYAALAKMK